The Nitrospirota bacterium genomic interval TGCACGCAGCTCTCGGAGATGCCGAGATCAAATCCGAGATACGAGTGCAGCCCGGTACGGCCTCGCTCATACTGGCCCTGGCGAAAGACCCTCTCGGGATCGGCTATGCCGGGATGGGCTATCCCTCGTCAATGGTCCGAATCGTCCCTCTGGCGGAGGAAGATGGGAAGCCGTTTGTCGAACCGACTGTCGAGTCGATCGCAGACGGCCGGTATCCACTCAGCCGGTTCCTCTATCTTTACGTGAACAAGGCGCCTGACGCGAAGTTCGATCCCGTCACACAGGAGTTTTTGAAGTTCATCAACAGTCGTGACGGCCAGGACGTGGTGCTCCGGGCCAGGTTTTTCCCTCTGACCAGCAGCCAGGTCGAGAAGAATCTGGCCTTGCTCGTCGGGAGCCCAGTCACCGCCACGCTTCCACGCTCCGCCCAGTGACGCGGATTCACGCCGTGCTCTCTTTTTTTCATGCGCTTCTGGTATATAAAGACTGGGCGAGAGGCTCGGGGCGAGGGGAAGAGCACCGGGTGTCATTTCCGCCTCTCGCCTAGGGCCTCAAGCCTTGCGCCTATTTTCAAGGAAAGCGTTTCCATGCCTCGGATTGGCAGAGTTTCCGCGATCAGCGCGTTGCTTCTCTCGGTGGAGATCGGTTGCAACAGCCTCCCGCCGCCTCGTCCCGTCTACCAGGATCAATTGACTTCCATCCAGTTGCGGGTCGATGCGCAAGCCGGAGGCGGCCATACCCATCCGGCTTCGATTTCACCTGAACGAATGGCGGGAATTCTGGCCGGCATCAGGGTCCAGAAGCTTCAGGACCCGGTGTTTCGTTTGGTCACGGGAGAAAAGCCCCTTGGACCGGCGTTCAGCGCGGAGGAGATTCGGGTGATCGCTCCGCAGCTCAGCCGAGCGCTGGCCCTGGCCACGCCCCGAGAGATGGCAACCTTCTATCGGCGCTTTTCCAATGCGAACGTCGGGCTGGCCGTCACGTCCGGCGGATTATTCGTCCGCGACGGTCGCCTGTATCTCGTCCTTGCAAACCACCGCGCCCTTCCTTCCGATTTGATGAGACAGGTCAACCCGGCTTATGAGATGGATCCAGTAGATGCGCCGCTCTTGGCTCTGAGAGCCGGTGACTTCAAACTCTCGTTCTCGCCTCCGGAAGCGGAAGTTCATCTTCCTGACGGACAGCGTGGGTGGAACTATCCCGACCCAGCTAAAGTCCTTGTGGTGGATCTCTTCCTTGCCCAGAAGCGCCCGGAGCTACCAGCACATCCACGACAGCCTTAGCCTCGCCGTATCACGTTGTATCCATGAGGGCGACAAGTCGGGACAACATGCATCAATTCCAGAACCACTGCGCCTGGATTCGGAAGAGGTTCCCAGCGAATTCGACTTGGGGCGCGTTATTCGGGAGATCCACATTTGGGCGGATCAGGGAGGAATGCAGACCTTCCTTGTACATCCATTCCGCGACGAACCGCCAATGGGTATCCGGCTCCCAGACGAGCCCCACGTTGATCGTCTTGGACCGGCCGTCAACCCCGTTGATTGATTTGATCCCGCCGTAGTATTCGCCCCAGCGGAAGTAACCGGTCAGCAATCCCACATCCGAATATCGCCACGTATAGTACGGTTGCACATAGCCGCCATAGAGGTGAGCTTCGCGGATGAAGCCCTGCGCGTCGCGCTTCGGTCCGCGCCCGAGTGTGTATTCCGCCAGCAACCCCCAAGGTTGTGGCGGCGTCCACACATACCAGGTGAGCCGTTCGTCGCGCACCTGACAACCAGTCGATTTGCCGTCCCGCACGTGTGAGGAGATCGGGCAGCGCGCCACCTTGCCGGGGTCCACCACAAACTGTCCGCGGTAGGCGAACATGCCGGCCTCCAGGAGCCGACCATCGGGCAACTCGAACGGATGAGCGAGACGAATCCCGACATGCTTGTCGTCATTCAACTCCGGCTTATTGCGTGTCTGACCGTTCCAGACCATGATGCCGAAATCGCCGTAGTCGCCGGGGCCGTTGTGGTAGGTGGCCAGTTGCGCATATCGCTGCTGGGCGATCTTGGGGCTCCAGTAATAGGCGATTCCCAGATCGCGCTCGCCCGGCGCGCCGCTCTGGATGGACTCGTGCCGGTCCAGCTCCTGCCGGTTGCTGCTCGACCGATAGGTATCAAAGGCGTTCGGGGTCCGATGCTGGCCGAAGCGGATCCGATGCTCCTTGTCCTTGGTGATGAAAAAATCCGCAAAGGCGTCGACGATCTCTTTGTTAAAAAGATTCTGTTGATCGCCTTCGAATGCGGGCTGGAAGTAGAAGGCGAGGCGTTCCGAAATCTGCCCCTGGAAGACCAGGCGGATCCGCCGGATGTAAAACGTGTTCGAATCGCGCGTGGCCAGTTTGTCGCCCAACGGAATATCCATCATCGGATTGTCGAGCAAGGCGTAGCGATTCTGGATGTACCCGTTGATCCGGATCCGCTCGTACCATCGGGGACTGCTGATCATCCCCATTTCCGCGCTCGTCTCCTCGGCCTTTTTTTCCTCTTGCGCCTTGATCCTGATCCAGTCGTCCATCGTAATGAGGCCTTTTTCCAACAGGATGTCTTCAAGCGGCGTGGGCTCCGTCTCCTTGAGATAGGTCCCGGCCTGGGCAGGACGATCCGCCACCGGAACCGGTCCGATCGGTTGGGATGGCGACCGGAGTCCGCCATCTCTAGGGACGTCTTTGCCGGGCTCAGTGGGTTCGGCCCAAATCGGTTGGACCGAAAGCCAAAGGAGCGTCACAAGCATGATCTGTCCGCCCCGCTTCATTGAGCTTATTGGGAAGGCCATTCCTCCTCCTCCTGTCTTGTAATTTCTGCCAATCAAGCACTACGCGGCCGATAGCGGCAGTGCATCGCCGGAGGAGGAGATTAGAAGCGGAAGGTATCGCGGAAGTAACAGAGGTGTTACAACTGCGTTAATTCAGAGGCGAGCGGGACGCTCGTACCCGGTGAAATGTGACAGGAGTGTGGGGAGGCAAACAGGATAGGACACGACCTCACACACTCGCCTCGTCTATTCGATGCGGGAAAAGAGAACGGAACTGGCTCCGGTCGCTTCGTCCCGCCGTAGCACAATGTACACGGCCTTGTTCACCTCATTGACCGTAATGCCGATCCGGGCGGAGAAGATGTTGGTTTTCACGTCGTAGGCTTGCAAGAGTCGCAGTTCCTTGGCGATGGGTTCGAAGTTGCTGATCTGGTCGAGGTCCTGGACGGTGCGATAGGGACGACCTTGGACGATCTCGCCAGCCATCGCCGGGGTGATTCGGGGATCAAGAGCCTGGATGACGATCGGATCGGCGGTATTCAGGTTCACGCGTCCCTCGGCGCCGTTTCGTGGGTGGACGGTGACATAGGGTTCCAGCCGTTGCACGACCTCCTTCGTCACCCCTTTAATAAGGTAAAGCTCGGACAGGGTCTGCAAGGGAGCGTTGGCGGCCATGTAGGGTGGCCGGAGCGTTTGATAGTAGGCGCTCTCGGCGCCGCTGGCTTCCGGCACGTCGTCTGCATCCACCCAGTCCGCAATCGCCTCGGCCAGGTCGGGGCGTACCTGAAGCAACTCGAACAGCCGTTTCAGCCGCTTGAGCTTGCTTTCGCGTTGCTTGGGATCCTGGACGTTCGCTAGCTCATTCAGGTTGAGCTTGCCGGTTTCGTCCTCGATTCGGGCGGACAGCGCTCCGTCGCCCAGTTGGTACCCGGCGATCGGCAGCGCCCAGACATCCGTCAGGGCGTCGAACCGCTGGTTCGTGAGCTTCTGAATCCTGTGGTCCTGCAACAGCACCGCCCGCGCGGCCTGGACGCCGGCTCGGGTCAGCGCGTTGACCTTGACGTTGTCTCGGAAGGCCGCCGCATCGCGATATTCCCGGCGGGCCTCGGCGTCGAACTCCAGGATAAGCGCGACGAGCAGGGTCAGGATGAGCAGCGCCAGGATCAGGGCGACGCCCCGTTCATCGCGGCCTATCATGGGAGACCACGCGCAGGTTGGCGTCCCACAGAGACGGCGCATCATACTTCGGTTTGATCTGCAGGTGCCGGACTTGGACGTCATAGGGAGCTTGTTCCAACTCGACCAGCAACGCCAACAGGTCGGTGAGAGGCACCCCGTCCAATCTCACATCCACCGACGTTTCCTGATAGCTCTGTATCACCGCCGGAGGTTGCGGCTGCATGCCGACGATCCGTTCGCGCACGCGCGCCTGCGCCGCCGCGTCTTCCACGAAGGCCACAAGGGAAAACTGCGCCTCGGGGGGCGGCAGCCGGTTTTCGAGCGTCGAGAGGCGCGCCCGCAGAGCGGCGTACTGGGCGCCGAGCGTCGCGAGCTCGCGAATCTCCCGTTGCTTTCGGCCGGCCTGCCGTTCCAGCACCTCCTGCCGCTCGAGCAACGGATCGACGACGCCGACGAACAACAGCGCAGCGGCGATCACGGCCGTGCCGATGCCGATCGTGAGCCGTTCGCGCGGGGAAAGAGCCTTCCAGCGTTGAGCCAAACCCTGCGTCATGGCGCCTGCACCTTGAACGCCAGTCGGAACACCACTTGTTTGGCCGACGCGCCGACCCGCGTGTCGCTGACGGCGACTTCCTGGAACGCCGGCGACGCGGCGAACGCCTGCTTGACCTTCTCCACCGCTTCGAAGGAATCCGTCTCGGCCTCCAGATGAACGGCGCCGTTTTCGATGGTCAGTTCCCGCACAGCGAAGGGCAGGCCGCGGGGAATGTGTTTGACGACCTGGGCGAACACCGGCAGCGCCCGCGTCTGCGATCCGTCGACGATGCTCAACGCTTTCTTCACCCCCTCCAGTCGAGCGCGGGCCTGGTCCATCTCTTCGCCGGGCGCGGCTCCGCCGCCGAAATCCCGTTGAAACTGCGACTGCAGCGCAGCCTTCAGTTCCTTCACGCGGGCGTCTTTGAGCGAGACCCGCACGGAAAGATCGGCGAGCGCCAACAGGCAGAGCACAAGGACTCCGGCCGCCGCGAACCACACATCCCGGCGCGCGACGGCGGGTTTCGTCTCCGCCGACTCCGCGATCTGCTTCAGATCGAGCGCGACCGCCGACCGCGGGGCGCGGATCTTCCACCGGGGCCGCACGAGCTTCGGATGAATCGCCAGTCCAAAGGCCACGGAGAACGCGCGCGGGCAGTCGGCGCCGAATCCCTGTCGGGGACCGACGGGAACCAGTTCGAGTTGGCGGGCCAGGTATCCGTTGACCTCCCGGAGCTTCGAACCTCCGCCGGAGACCCAGCAGTGCGTGATCCGCGTCCGTGTCGTCGACTCGAACGCATGCAGGGTCATCCGGACGTCTTTCAGCAACGGATCCAGCCAGGGTTCCACCTGTGACGCGGCCATCCCCCGCTTCCGCCGCTCCGCTTCGGCGAACGAGCAGGCGTACCGGGCGGCCAGGGCCTCGGTCAACCGGTCTCCGCCCCACGGGATCGTGCGCAGGAGCAGGGGCCGGCCCCGGTGAATCAGGCAGAGCGTGGATTTGGAGGCGCCGAGGTCGATGACGGCCAGATCTCCGGGGACGTCGGCGCCTTCCTGCTTGAGGAATTCCGTCACGGAGAACAGGGCCAAGCCGTCCACGTTGATGGCGGCGGGATCGAGATCCGCCTCGGCCAGAAACCTCATGTGATCCGCCACCGCGCTCTTGGGCGCCGCCGTGACGAGAACCTCGGAGGCGGCGCCGGCTGGTCGCGCGGTCTTGGTCGCTCCCGGCGGCAGCACGACGCTCCCGACCGCTACGTCTTCCAAGGGGAGGGGAATCAGGTTTTCGACTTCGAAAGGCACGACCTGGGCCAGTTTGCCGGCGTCCTGGAAGGGGAACGACAGGGTGCGGATGAAGATGTCGCGGCAGGGGATGGCTGTGACCAGGTCTCCGTGGTAGAGGCCGTTCTGCCAGAGGAATTTCCGGAGAAGAGAGGCCTTGCGGGCCGGCTCCAGCGCTTGCTCGTGCGCGTACGGCATCGGCTGGTGGAAGTAGTCCACCGACTCCCGGCCGCTGAGCGTCCGGCGGAATCGCACCGCTTTGATGGCGGTCCGCCCCAAGTCGAGTCCGATGCAATCAGCGACCATCATGAGACCGTGATGCGTAATGGGCCGTCACCCCCACCCTCCCCTCCCCCTTCAAGGGGGAGGGTCTCGGGGAGGGGGTTTTCGAGGCACCCGTTGCTCTTCTCGTTGCAACGGGTGCAAGCAACGGGTCAAACAGGGTGAACCCGAGGCTCATGAAGACTGCTTTTGTAAGAACGCCGAGCGCTCGCAATCACTCAATGACTCACTGGCTTAATCGCTTTTTCCTCATAACTCTCACATGAACGCCACTTGCGGTCGTGACAATGCGCCGGAGATGCTCAATTTCAACGGTACACCGGCGGCCGCCAATGGCAGGCCCGACGCGGCGGCGCGCTGCGCAAACGCAGGAGAAGGCGTCACGGAGACGGACAACGCCAGGGTGCTGTTCCGGAACGGCCGCCGGAGCGTGATCTGGCCGTCTCCCTGAAAAAACCCGTCTGTTCCGTCCCCGGTCAACTCCTGGACGCGGCAGACGGCGGCCCGGCATTGCAGGGTCATCCTGGCGTTGGCCAGCGTGACAGAGGGGAGACGGATCTGACCCGAGGCAATTTGCTCGATCAACACGTCCGCCACGTCGATGGTCCACGTTCCTTCCAAGCCCGCCGTGCCGCCCGCCGACGAAGTCCCTTCCCATCGCTGAGTAAAATCGACGTTCAGGCGCCCGCGGCGCGCGGCCGGAAAGCCCAGAGCGGAGAGAGGCAGGTGTTCGATTCGCCCGGCGACCGACGTCGCGCTGTTGCCGGACCAGGAGTCCGCCGTCACCCGGACGGTCGCACGTCCGCCTCCGGTGGGTGCGTCTCCGTGCAACGAGGCGACCATGTCGGCGGCCAAGCGGCCGGTCAGCACGCTCGCCGCGTTGAATGTGACCCGGAGCTCGTCCATCTGCACCCGCACGTTCTCCTCCGTGAACAGGCTGACCCCTCGCCAGCCCAGGCCGAACGGCCAATCAATCTCCCACTGGTCGGCGTTGATCTCGACGCCGGTCCGGCCGGACACCTCCGCCAGGATGCGCTCCTGAAGAGCGTCATAGGGAAAGGTGACCGCCAGAAAGAACGCGCCCAGCCCGAACAGCACCGCCGTCCAACCGGCGGCAAGCTTGACCTGCGGCGACCGAACCAGCTTGAACATCAGGACTACGCTCCGACGTGAATCCATTCTCTGATGGTCCGCACATCTTCATCCGCAACTTGGAGCGTCAGCTCGATCAACACCGCCTTCGGTTGGGACCGCCTGTTCCGCCCGTCCCATTCGTCCACCCAGGCCTGGGACAGTTCGTCGAAATATCGCACATTGAACCCGATGACCTTGTCCGCCAGATCGGTTCGCTCGAGCCACTCGTCGGTGAGACCGTACAGATTGCGCCGTGCCATCCTGATCAGACGCGTTCCCTCGCGCGTGTAGAGCACCCGGGCGAGCTCGCTTTCGGCGGCCGCGTCATGGGTTCTGATCTGGCTCGAAGACAGAAACGCCACAATGTCCGCGGGCCGACCGTTCTGTTGCCCATTCTGACCGATCCACGGCGACGACGGATGGATCTGGGCCGACATCAGCTCGTCGGCCATCAACCGGAGACTGCTGCGGATCAGTTGCTCCCGCGCGGCGGCGTCCCTGACCGAGTCCGTCAGGCGGATGGTGGAGGCCAGGGAGGCAAAGATCAATGCCGCAATCGTCGCCAACGCCGCGACCGCCAGGAGGACTTCGATCAAGGTAAAGCCGCCCTGTTCGTCAGGACACGGCGGATCGAAAGACATAGGTGCTCACCTCGACCATTTCTTCGATGTCGCCTCTCGGCCAGATCACCTGCACACGGACTTCGCGCACCAGATCCAAAGGCGTCGGCGAGACGATCCGCTTCCAGCGGTAGCCCGGCGCCCGGTCGCCGGCCTCGGCGGCTGTCTGAACTCCCGGCGGCAGGCTCTTAAAATCTCCGCTCACTTCGCCCAGCGGGAGAAACCCGGCGAGTTCCGCTTCGAGCAGTTTCTCCTGAGCCAGCAGCGTGGCGGTCGTCAAATCGCGCGCCCGCAGATGCAGGTTCACGTCCCAGTTGCGCAGTCCCAACAGGACGGGGAGCGCGATGGCCAGGATCGCAAGCGCGATCATGACCTCCAAGAGCGTGAATCCGTCGTCGTCCCGGCGGCCGGGATCCGATTCGCTCATGGCTTCCCTCCGCCGACCGGCGCGGGCCCGGCCGTGAGCCCGACGAGCGGCTGGAGCAGGATGCGAAGCCGATCCGGAACCGGTTCCAGCGGCTTGTCTTCGGCCGCGCGATCGCTGATCTGCAGCGCGCCCGTCACGGCGTGAATCTTCACCGTCAGCATGCTCCGGTCTTCATCCGCGAGCGTGATGACTGCAGGCTCCGTCTTGCCCGTCGGCAGCACCTGAATGTACACTCTGCCGGACTCCACCCTTCCTCTGTTCGGCGCGGTCACGGCGAGAAATCTGATCGTCTCCGGCAGCGTCTCGCGCCGGGCGAGCACGGGATCGACCGGCGTCCGTTCTTCTCCTCCGTCCAGCATCACCGCCCAGTACGTCTGCTGATCCAGATCGAGATGGAGGCGAAACGGCTTCTGCGCCGACACAGCGGCCGTCTGCAAAGAACGGATCGCCGCTGCCACGTGCCGGGTCGCCGACGGTAAATGGTTCGCAATGCCGGTGCGGGGAAGGACCAGCGTCAGCAGCATTCCCAACAGGAACAGCACCAGGATCATCTCCACGAGCGTGAAGCCTCCCGACGGTGAGGGGTGAGGGATGAGGGATGATGAGCGATGGGTGAACCGGTACCTGTGAGGCGTGAAACGTGAGGCGTGAAACGTGAACCATTGACGATTGGCGATTGACGAATGACGATTGACCATTGACGGGCTAGCCCGCATTATTCGTGACGGTTCGTCGCGAAATCGCTGAGCCGCGTCGCGAGACGGGCGCGTGGAGCCGCGAAGGACCGACGCGTACTTGAAACAGTACGTGGAGGGACTGAGCGGCGAGCCCGCCCGCCCCCGACTGAACCTATCGGGGGCTTGTCGCAGCAGCGGATCGGCGATTGCAGCAGAAGTGCTCATGAATAATGCGGGCTAGTCCTTGTCCAAATTCCAGTTCGTAATATCGGCATTGACCCCTTCGCCGCCGACTTCGCCATCGGTGCCCAGCGAGATGATTTCGTATTCGCCGCGGGGGCTGGGGCTGAGATACTTATACGGGTTGCCCCAAGGATCCTCCGGGATCTTCTGCAGGTATCCGCCTAGCTTCCATTTTTTCGGAATCACCCCGACGGTCGGCTTTTCGACCAGGGCCCTGAGCCCCTGATCCGTCGACGGATAGACGCCGTTGTCCAGTTTGTAGAGTTGCAGGGCGCCCTCGATGTTGCGGATCTGGACCTTCGCCGCGGTCCGCTTGGCCTCATCGGTGCGGCCCATGATGCGCGGCACCACCAAAGCGGCGAGAATGGCCAAGATGGCCACGACCACCATGATCTCGATGAAAGTAAAGCCGCCTTCCTTTGAACAATGATCGAGTGATTGGTGATTCAGTGATTGGTGATTGCGCAATTGTGAGGCAACAGACTGCTTGGATTTTTGACGGCGTTGAGAGGCGATATACGCGTTCAATCCTTTGATGAGGTTGAGAACCATGCCTTTGAATCGGTTGCCTTGCGGTTGCTCCATGTATCCGGCGTCAAGGCAAGCGTTAAAGTCATCCAGCCATTCGTTGGCCGACCCTCGGTGAAGAAGGCAAAAATGTATATTCTTTTGAA includes:
- a CDS encoding porin yields the protein MADRPAQAGTYLKETEPTPLEDILLEKGLITMDDWIRIKAQEEKKAEETSAEMGMISSPRWYERIRINGYIQNRYALLDNPMMDIPLGDKLATRDSNTFYIRRIRLVFQGQISERLAFYFQPAFEGDQQNLFNKEIVDAFADFFITKDKEHRIRFGQHRTPNAFDTYRSSSNRQELDRHESIQSGAPGERDLGIAYYWSPKIAQQRYAQLATYHNGPGDYGDFGIMVWNGQTRNKPELNDDKHVGIRLAHPFELPDGRLLEAGMFAYRGQFVVDPGKVARCPISSHVRDGKSTGCQVRDERLTWYVWTPPQPWGLLAEYTLGRGPKRDAQGFIREAHLYGGYVQPYYTWRYSDVGLLTGYFRWGEYYGGIKSINGVDGRSKTINVGLVWEPDTHWRFVAEWMYKEGLHSSLIRPNVDLPNNAPQVEFAGNLFRIQAQWFWN
- a CDS encoding type II secretion system protein GspJ, which codes for MSFDPPCPDEQGGFTLIEVLLAVAALATIAALIFASLASTIRLTDSVRDAAAREQLIRSSLRLMADELMSAQIHPSSPWIGQNGQQNGRPADIVAFLSSSQIRTHDAAAESELARVLYTREGTRLIRMARRNLYGLTDEWLERTDLADKVIGFNVRYFDELSQAWVDEWDGRNRRSQPKAVLIELTLQVADEDVRTIREWIHVGA
- the pilM gene encoding pilus assembly protein PilM, whose translation is MMVADCIGLDLGRTAIKAVRFRRTLSGRESVDYFHQPMPYAHEQALEPARKASLLRKFLWQNGLYHGDLVTAIPCRDIFIRTLSFPFQDAGKLAQVVPFEVENLIPLPLEDVAVGSVVLPPGATKTARPAGAASEVLVTAAPKSAVADHMRFLAEADLDPAAINVDGLALFSVTEFLKQEGADVPGDLAVIDLGASKSTLCLIHRGRPLLLRTIPWGGDRLTEALAARYACSFAEAERRKRGMAASQVEPWLDPLLKDVRMTLHAFESTTRTRITHCWVSGGGSKLREVNGYLARQLELVPVGPRQGFGADCPRAFSVAFGLAIHPKLVRPRWKIRAPRSAVALDLKQIAESAETKPAVARRDVWFAAAGVLVLCLLALADLSVRVSLKDARVKELKAALQSQFQRDFGGGAAPGEEMDQARARLEGVKKALSIVDGSQTRALPVFAQVVKHIPRGLPFAVRELTIENGAVHLEAETDSFEAVEKVKQAFAASPAFQEVAVSDTRVGASAKQVVFRLAFKVQAP
- a CDS encoding prepilin-type N-terminal cleavage/methylation domain-containing protein, which translates into the protein MSTSAAIADPLLRQAPDRFSRGRAGSPLSPSTYCFKYASVLRGSTRPSRDAAQRFRDEPSRIMRASPSMVNRHSSIANRQWFTFHASRFTPHRYRFTHRSSSLIPHPSPSGGFTLVEMILVLFLLGMLLTLVLPRTGIANHLPSATRHVAAAIRSLQTAAVSAQKPFRLHLDLDQQTYWAVMLDGGEERTPVDPVLARRETLPETIRFLAVTAPNRGRVESGRVYIQVLPTGKTEPAVITLADEDRSMLTVKIHAVTGALQISDRAAEDKPLEPVPDRLRILLQPLVGLTAGPAPVGGGKP
- the gspM gene encoding type II secretion system protein GspM, producing MTQGLAQRWKALSPRERLTIGIGTAVIAAALLFVGVVDPLLERQEVLERQAGRKQREIRELATLGAQYAALRARLSTLENRLPPPEAQFSLVAFVEDAAAQARVRERIVGMQPQPPAVIQSYQETSVDVRLDGVPLTDLLALLVELEQAPYDVQVRHLQIKPKYDAPSLWDANLRVVSHDRPR
- a CDS encoding prepilin-type N-terminal cleavage/methylation domain-containing protein; its protein translation is MSESDPGRRDDDGFTLLEVMIALAILAIALPVLLGLRNWDVNLHLRARDLTTATLLAQEKLLEAELAGFLPLGEVSGDFKSLPPGVQTAAEAGDRAPGYRWKRIVSPTPLDLVREVRVQVIWPRGDIEEMVEVSTYVFRSAVS
- the gspK gene encoding type II secretion system minor pseudopilin GspK, translated to MIGRDERGVALILALLILTLLVALILEFDAEARREYRDAAAFRDNVKVNALTRAGVQAARAVLLQDHRIQKLTNQRFDALTDVWALPIAGYQLGDGALSARIEDETGKLNLNELANVQDPKQRESKLKRLKRLFELLQVRPDLAEAIADWVDADDVPEASGAESAYYQTLRPPYMAANAPLQTLSELYLIKGVTKEVVQRLEPYVTVHPRNGAEGRVNLNTADPIVIQALDPRITPAMAGEIVQGRPYRTVQDLDQISNFEPIAKELRLLQAYDVKTNIFSARIGITVNEVNKAVYIVLRRDEATGASSVLFSRIE
- the gspG gene encoding type II secretion system major pseudopilin GspG — encoded protein: MAVTSTGTITSFEQLDVYKQAREIRREVWIYRRSLPHEERFVLANQMRLAALSITNNIAEGFGRFHFQKNIHFCLLHRGSANEWLDDFNACLDAGYMEQPQGNRFKGMVLNLIKGLNAYIASQRRQKSKQSVASQLRNHQSLNHQSLDHCSKEGGFTFIEIMVVVAILAILAALVVPRIMGRTDEAKRTAAKVQIRNIEGALQLYKLDNGVYPSTDQGLRALVEKPTVGVIPKKWKLGGYLQKIPEDPWGNPYKYLSPSPRGEYEIISLGTDGEVGGEGVNADITNWNLDKD
- the gspN gene encoding type II secretion system protein GspN, producing the protein MFKLVRSPQVKLAAGWTAVLFGLGAFFLAVTFPYDALQERILAEVSGRTGVEINADQWEIDWPFGLGWRGVSLFTEENVRVQMDELRVTFNAASVLTGRLAADMVASLHGDAPTGGGRATVRVTADSWSGNSATSVAGRIEHLPLSALGFPAARRGRLNVDFTQRWEGTSSAGGTAGLEGTWTIDVADVLIEQIASGQIRLPSVTLANARMTLQCRAAVCRVQELTGDGTDGFFQGDGQITLRRPFRNSTLALSVSVTPSPAFAQRAAASGLPLAAAGVPLKLSISGALSRPQVAFM